Proteins encoded together in one Mycobacterium sp. MS1601 window:
- a CDS encoding DUF2469 domain-containing protein, protein MSAEDLEKYETEMELSLYREYKDIVGQFSYVVETERRFYLANSVELIPRNSDGEVYFELRLADAWVWDMYRPARFVKQVRVITFKDVNIEEVEKPELRLPE, encoded by the coding sequence ATGAGCGCTGAAGATCTCGAGAAGTATGAAACCGAGATGGAGCTCTCGCTGTACCGCGAGTACAAGGACATCGTCGGACAGTTCAGTTACGTCGTGGAGACCGAACGCCGCTTCTACCTGGCCAACAGCGTCGAGCTGATACCGCGCAACTCCGACGGCGAGGTGTACTTCGAGCTGCGCCTGGCCGACGCCTGGGTGTGGGACATGTACCGGCCTGCGCGGTTCGTCAAGCAGGTCCGGGTCATCACCTTCAAGGACGTCAACATCGAAGAGGTCGAAAAACCCGAGCTGCGGCTTCCGGAGTAG
- a CDS encoding alpha/beta fold hydrolase — protein sequence MSWGPVSYLEWSGGPAARTVVLLHGAGVDSAALSWGGLGPQLATAGYRVLAPDHPGYGASAPGPATQQGLVDYVGEFVDTLGLKTYVVAGLSLGGGMTIGHSLARPDTVRGAILLGSYGIMPRLSDGLFSPARQLLTWAMVRTGLLTALSKATARSNSALDASMASLIRSPEQRTAQLLAEVRAAARAGVGLGSFAQWQREQIRWDRLTTDYRDRLPGFAPPALIIHGDRDSGVPVARAVEAQSLIPEARLQIVPGAGHWVQRDQPVVVLDAMLSFMAAV from the coding sequence TTGTCCTGGGGCCCCGTCTCTTACCTCGAATGGTCCGGTGGCCCCGCGGCGCGGACAGTGGTCCTGCTGCACGGAGCCGGGGTGGACAGCGCCGCCTTGTCGTGGGGCGGACTGGGGCCGCAGTTGGCGACGGCCGGGTACCGGGTGCTTGCGCCGGATCATCCCGGTTACGGCGCGAGTGCTCCCGGGCCGGCCACCCAACAAGGTCTCGTCGACTACGTCGGGGAATTCGTCGACACTCTGGGGCTGAAGACGTATGTGGTGGCCGGCCTCTCGTTGGGCGGTGGAATGACCATCGGCCACTCGCTGGCGCGCCCCGATACGGTGCGCGGGGCCATCCTGCTGGGCAGCTACGGCATCATGCCGCGCCTGAGCGACGGCCTCTTCTCGCCGGCACGTCAGCTGCTGACCTGGGCGATGGTGCGCACCGGGCTGCTGACTGCCCTGTCGAAGGCGACGGCTCGCAGCAACTCCGCCCTGGACGCGAGTATGGCGTCGCTGATCCGTTCGCCTGAGCAGCGCACGGCGCAGTTGCTCGCGGAGGTCAGAGCCGCCGCCCGAGCCGGCGTTGGACTGGGCAGCTTCGCCCAGTGGCAGCGAGAGCAGATCCGCTGGGACCGCTTGACCACCGACTATCGCGACCGGCTGCCGGGTTTCGCGCCGCCTGCGCTGATCATCCACGGCGACCGCGACTCCGGGGTGCCCGTCGCCAGGGCCGTCGAAGCCCAGTCGCTGATCCCCGAGGCGCGGCTGCAGATCGTCCCCGGCGCAGGGCACTGGGTGCAGCGTGACCAGCCGGTGGTGGTGCTCGACGCGATGCTGAGCTTCATGGCAGCGGTTTGA
- the tsf gene encoding translation elongation factor Ts: protein MANYTAADVKRLRDLTGAGMLDSKNALVDSDGDFDKAVELLRIKGAKDVGKRAERATAEGLVAAKDGALIELNSETDFVAKNAEFQALADQVLTAAVAAKATDVDALKAAKLGDSTVEQAVADLSAKIGEKLELRRAAFFDGTVEVYLHKRAADLPPAVGVLVEYTSADAAKGKEAAHAVALQIAALKAKYLTRDEVPAETVANERRIAEETAKSEGKPEQALPKIVEGRLTGFYKDVVLLDQPSVSDSKKSVKALLDEAGVTVTRFVRFEVGQA from the coding sequence ATGGCTAACTACACCGCTGCCGACGTCAAGCGCCTGCGGGATCTGACCGGTGCCGGGATGCTCGACTCGAAGAACGCGCTCGTCGATTCCGACGGCGACTTCGACAAGGCTGTCGAACTGCTCCGTATCAAGGGTGCCAAGGACGTCGGCAAGCGCGCAGAGCGCGCCACCGCCGAGGGTCTGGTGGCGGCCAAGGACGGTGCGCTGATCGAGCTCAACTCAGAGACCGACTTTGTGGCCAAGAACGCGGAGTTCCAGGCGCTGGCCGACCAGGTGCTGACCGCCGCCGTCGCGGCGAAGGCCACCGATGTCGACGCGCTCAAGGCCGCCAAACTGGGTGACTCCACCGTCGAGCAGGCCGTGGCGGACCTGTCGGCGAAGATCGGCGAGAAGCTCGAATTGCGTCGCGCCGCCTTCTTCGACGGCACCGTCGAGGTCTACCTGCACAAGCGTGCAGCCGACCTGCCGCCGGCCGTCGGTGTGCTCGTCGAGTACACCAGTGCGGACGCGGCCAAGGGCAAGGAAGCAGCCCACGCCGTGGCGCTGCAGATCGCCGCCCTCAAGGCCAAGTACCTCACGCGTGACGAGGTGCCCGCCGAAACCGTCGCCAACGAGCGTCGCATCGCCGAGGAGACCGCGAAGTCCGAGGGCAAGCCCGAGCAGGCGCTGCCCAAGATCGTCGAGGGTCGTCTCACCGGTTTCTACAAGGATGTCGTGCTGCTGGATCAGCCGTCGGTGTCCGACAGCAAGAAGTCGGTCAAGGCGCTGCTCGACGAGGCCGGCGTTACCGTGACCCGCTTCGTGCGGTTCGAGGTCGGTCAGGCCTGA
- a CDS encoding amidase, whose amino-acid sequence MTRVSAFDDDALAHLDAVGVVDALRRGLISRVEVVAAAIARAEAVNPELNGIAHRAYDTARARAASSTRYGGFFDGVPTFVKDNVAVAGMPTMEGTDAWRPRLESADGDFARAYLATGLVPLGKTQMSEFGFSASAEHPRLGPVRNPWGLDRTAGASSSGAGALVAAGVVPIAHANDGGGSIRIPASCNGLVGLKPTRGRLPLDRNVRQMPIRIVANGVVTRTVRDTAAFYREIEHTQRTPKLPPIGDVTGPGRTRLRVAVFTDSVKRACGAEVRELTSETAALLERLGHRVEFHDGPPPVPATFADDFVLYWALLAMALVRGGRSRFGQTFDRTKCDNLTLGLERHAARNLHRLPGALTRLALTRRHTERMMRGYDVVLTPTLTEEPPRIGHLDPTADYQQIIGRLEDWVAFTPLQNVTGDPAISLPLAESAAGLPVGMMFTARAGEEARLLELAFEIEEAQPFRHL is encoded by the coding sequence GTGACCCGTGTCTCTGCCTTCGACGATGACGCCCTGGCCCACCTCGACGCCGTGGGCGTCGTCGACGCACTCCGCCGCGGCCTGATCAGCCGCGTGGAGGTGGTGGCTGCCGCCATCGCCCGCGCGGAGGCGGTGAACCCCGAGCTGAACGGCATCGCCCATCGTGCCTACGACACGGCAAGGGCCCGTGCCGCGTCATCTACGCGCTACGGCGGGTTCTTCGACGGGGTCCCCACCTTCGTCAAGGACAACGTCGCGGTCGCAGGGATGCCGACCATGGAAGGAACCGACGCGTGGCGGCCCCGGCTGGAGTCCGCCGACGGTGATTTCGCCCGGGCCTATCTTGCGACCGGGCTGGTGCCGCTGGGGAAGACCCAGATGTCGGAATTCGGCTTCAGCGCCTCCGCCGAGCACCCGCGACTCGGTCCGGTCCGAAACCCCTGGGGTCTGGATCGCACGGCGGGAGCGTCCTCCTCGGGCGCCGGCGCGTTGGTGGCTGCAGGAGTGGTACCCATCGCCCACGCCAACGACGGCGGCGGGTCGATCCGGATACCCGCATCCTGCAACGGGTTGGTGGGGCTCAAACCGACCCGGGGGCGACTGCCACTCGATCGCAACGTGCGCCAGATGCCGATCCGCATCGTCGCCAACGGGGTGGTGACCAGGACGGTGCGTGACACCGCAGCGTTCTACCGGGAGATCGAACACACCCAGCGCACCCCGAAACTGCCGCCGATCGGTGACGTCACGGGGCCGGGCCGTACCCGGCTGCGGGTGGCGGTGTTCACCGACTCGGTGAAGCGGGCGTGCGGTGCCGAAGTCCGCGAGCTGACGTCCGAAACCGCGGCCCTGCTCGAAAGGCTCGGGCACCGCGTCGAGTTCCATGACGGGCCACCTCCGGTGCCGGCCACCTTCGCCGACGACTTCGTCCTCTACTGGGCGCTGCTGGCGATGGCGCTGGTGCGGGGCGGACGAAGCCGGTTCGGCCAGACCTTCGACCGGACCAAATGCGACAACCTCACCTTGGGCCTCGAGCGGCACGCCGCTCGCAACCTGCACCGGCTGCCCGGAGCGCTGACACGACTTGCCTTGACCCGCAGGCACACTGAGCGAATGATGCGTGGTTACGACGTCGTGCTCACTCCCACGCTGACCGAGGAACCGCCCCGGATCGGACACCTGGACCCCACCGCGGACTACCAGCAGATCATCGGCAGGCTCGAGGACTGGGTGGCTTTCACGCCACTGCAGAACGTCACCGGTGATCCGGCGATCTCTCTGCCCCTGGCCGAGTCGGCCGCAGGCCTGCCGGTCGGGATGATGTTCACCGCGCGGGCGGGGGAGGAGGCGCGCCTGCTGGAGTTGGCCTTCGAAATCGAAGAGGCGCAGCCTTTCCGGCATCTGTGA
- a CDS encoding sensor domain-containing protein: MLHSNGIRWLAALLCACAATGCSTTVPGAPVPAGAHGASSRDVTVNDLPDLLLKPGEFNDILGTTNMTISDTSERAVALDPGQTVTGDASCLGAAFSAMADVYRGTGYVTALGQRVTQPQDDAAYIVFQFVALYPGAGGAERFVRESEETWRVCAGSPVSLKQSDTVTDTWTIGDTVTWQGIVSVVNYQEGGDGWACSRSLAARSNVVADVAACGDRVTTDTSAAIVAEIVNKVH; the protein is encoded by the coding sequence GTGCTCCACAGCAACGGGATCCGGTGGCTCGCGGCCCTGTTGTGCGCCTGCGCTGCCACCGGCTGCAGCACCACCGTGCCCGGCGCTCCGGTGCCTGCGGGCGCCCACGGCGCCTCGAGTCGCGACGTGACGGTCAACGACCTACCGGATTTGCTCCTCAAGCCCGGGGAGTTCAACGACATCCTGGGCACCACCAACATGACCATCAGCGACACCTCTGAACGTGCGGTGGCACTCGACCCCGGCCAGACGGTCACCGGTGACGCCAGCTGCCTGGGCGCCGCGTTCTCGGCGATGGCCGATGTGTACCGCGGCACCGGATACGTCACCGCCCTGGGTCAGCGGGTCACACAACCCCAGGACGACGCCGCCTACATCGTCTTCCAGTTCGTGGCCCTCTACCCCGGGGCCGGCGGGGCGGAGCGGTTCGTCCGGGAGTCCGAGGAGACATGGCGGGTGTGTGCAGGCAGTCCGGTGAGCCTCAAACAATCCGACACGGTCACCGACACCTGGACCATCGGTGACACCGTGACCTGGCAGGGCATCGTATCGGTGGTCAACTACCAGGAAGGTGGCGACGGCTGGGCCTGCTCACGGTCGCTGGCCGCCAGATCCAATGTCGTCGCCGACGTGGCGGCCTGCGGTGACCGGGTGACCACCGACACCAGCGCCGCCATCGTCGCCGAGATCGTCAACAAGGTGCACTAG
- a CDS encoding siderophore-interacting protein yields the protein MAGRPLHAFEVVRTEQLAPHMVRVILGGNGFRTFTPSEFTDSYVKIAFIPPAVDIAKLKTPLTLDSFKKLPANEQPTLRTYTVRWADPQAREIAIDFVTHGEHGIAGAWAGKVQPGEAVYLMGPGGAYAPDPAADWHLLAGDESAIPAISAAVAALPADAVGQVFIEVAGPDDEVSFPAPEGVHVHWIYRGGRADLVPDDNAGDHAPLIEAVKNAAWLPGQVHVFIHGEAQVVMHNLRPYIRKERGVDAKWASISGYWRRGRTEETFRQWKQELAKAEGTDS from the coding sequence GTGGCGGGCCGACCACTGCACGCATTCGAGGTAGTACGTACCGAGCAACTGGCACCGCATATGGTGCGAGTGATCCTCGGTGGCAATGGCTTCAGAACCTTCACACCCAGCGAGTTCACCGACTCCTACGTCAAGATCGCCTTCATCCCCCCGGCAGTCGACATCGCGAAGCTGAAAACGCCGCTGACCTTGGACAGCTTCAAGAAGCTGCCCGCCAACGAGCAGCCCACGCTGCGCACCTACACAGTGCGCTGGGCCGATCCCCAGGCCAGGGAGATCGCCATCGACTTCGTCACCCACGGCGAGCACGGCATCGCCGGAGCCTGGGCGGGCAAGGTCCAGCCCGGCGAGGCCGTCTATCTGATGGGTCCCGGCGGCGCCTACGCACCCGACCCGGCCGCCGACTGGCACCTGCTCGCCGGCGACGAGTCCGCCATCCCTGCCATCAGCGCCGCCGTCGCGGCGCTGCCCGCCGACGCGGTGGGGCAGGTGTTCATCGAGGTCGCCGGTCCTGACGACGAGGTGTCGTTCCCAGCGCCCGAAGGTGTCCACGTGCACTGGATTTACCGCGGTGGCCGCGCCGATCTGGTGCCCGATGACAACGCCGGCGACCATGCGCCATTGATCGAGGCGGTGAAGAACGCTGCGTGGCTGCCCGGTCAGGTGCACGTGTTCATCCATGGTGAAGCGCAGGTGGTCATGCACAACCTGCGTCCGTACATCCGCAAGGAACGCGGTGTGGACGCCAAGTGGGCGTCCATCTCCGGTTACTGGCGTCGCGGCCGCACCGAGGAGACCTTCCGGCAGTGGAAGCAGGAACTGGCCAAAGCCGAGGGAACCGACAGCTGA
- a CDS encoding tyrosine recombinase XerC: protein MQAFDFDPVLDEFAEYLALERGRSPHTQRAYLGDLRALFEFVTDRHPGAGLTTLTLPVLRAWLAAQAAAGAARTTLARRTSAVKTFTAWALRRGLLDNDPATRLQMPKAHRSLPSVLRQDQALAAMAAAELGAQQGDPLALRDRLIVELLYATGIRVSELCGLDVDDVDLPRRLLRVLGKGNKQRTAPFGEPAEDAVRAWLADGRPALLNRNSGPALLLGARGGRLDARQARTVVHQTLTAVSNAPDMGPHGLRHSAATHLLEGGADLRIVQELLGHSTLATTQLYTHVTVSRLRAVHDQAHPRA, encoded by the coding sequence GTGCAGGCTTTCGACTTCGACCCGGTTCTCGACGAGTTCGCCGAGTACTTGGCGCTCGAACGTGGCCGCTCACCGCACACCCAGCGCGCCTACCTCGGTGACCTGCGTGCACTGTTCGAGTTCGTCACCGACAGGCACCCGGGCGCGGGGCTGACGACGCTGACCCTGCCGGTGCTGCGCGCCTGGTTGGCCGCCCAGGCAGCTGCCGGTGCGGCCCGCACCACACTGGCCAGACGCACGTCTGCGGTCAAGACGTTCACTGCATGGGCGCTACGGCGCGGACTGCTCGACAACGATCCCGCTACGCGCCTGCAGATGCCCAAAGCCCACCGGTCACTGCCGTCGGTACTGCGCCAGGACCAGGCGCTGGCTGCGATGGCTGCCGCTGAACTCGGTGCGCAGCAAGGCGATCCGTTGGCGCTGCGGGATCGGTTGATCGTCGAGCTGCTCTACGCCACCGGAATCCGAGTCAGCGAACTGTGCGGACTCGACGTCGACGACGTGGACCTGCCGCGCCGGCTGCTGCGGGTGCTCGGCAAGGGCAACAAGCAGCGCACCGCACCGTTCGGTGAACCCGCCGAGGACGCGGTGCGAGCCTGGCTGGCGGACGGCCGACCGGCACTGCTGAACCGCAATTCCGGCCCGGCGCTGCTGCTGGGGGCGCGCGGCGGACGCCTGGACGCTCGCCAGGCGCGCACCGTGGTGCATCAGACGTTGACGGCGGTTTCCAACGCCCCGGACATGGGTCCGCACGGACTGCGCCACAGCGCGGCCACCCACCTGCTCGAAGGTGGTGCGGACCTGCGCATCGTGCAGGAATTGTTGGGGCATTCGACCCTGGCCACCACCCAGCTCTACACCCACGTGACGGTGTCGCGGCTGCGGGCGGTTCACGACCAGGCCCATCCACGCGCATAG
- a CDS encoding YraN family protein yields the protein MTDSWTRAQLGAYGEQCAVDHLVASGWVILNRNWRCRYGELDVVAADPVSDTVVFVEVKTRSGDGFGGVAEAVTAAKVRRLRRLAALWLAAQDRRWACVRIDVVGVRVGRTREPELSYVMGVG from the coding sequence ATGACGGATTCGTGGACGCGGGCGCAGTTGGGCGCATACGGTGAACAGTGCGCGGTGGATCATTTGGTGGCCTCGGGGTGGGTGATCCTGAACCGGAACTGGCGGTGCCGGTACGGCGAGTTGGATGTGGTGGCCGCTGACCCGGTGTCGGACACGGTGGTGTTCGTGGAGGTGAAGACACGCTCGGGTGACGGGTTCGGTGGGGTGGCTGAGGCGGTGACGGCCGCCAAGGTCCGTCGGTTGCGGCGGTTGGCGGCGTTGTGGCTGGCCGCCCAGGATCGTCGGTGGGCGTGTGTGCGGATCGATGTCGTCGGGGTGCGGGTGGGGCGCACACGGGAGCCGGAGCTTTCGTATGTGATGGGGGTGGGGTGA
- a CDS encoding murein hydrolase activator EnvC family protein — protein sequence MRAVLVILALLGATCAAPAAAEATRLQWPLRPRPAVLRAFDPPSPNWKPGHRGVDLAGADGQAVLAAAPARVVFAGTLAGRPLVSLEHPGGLRTSYEPVVAVVRMGQQVSTGTPIGTLLPGHAGCGAPVCLHWGAMWGPSSRADYVDPLDLLTSTPVRLKPLP from the coding sequence ATGCGGGCTGTCCTGGTCATTCTGGCACTTCTTGGTGCTACGTGCGCCGCGCCGGCCGCCGCCGAGGCCACCCGACTGCAGTGGCCGCTGCGGCCCCGTCCTGCGGTGCTGCGAGCGTTCGACCCACCTTCCCCGAACTGGAAGCCGGGCCACCGCGGCGTCGACCTCGCCGGTGCAGACGGGCAAGCGGTGCTGGCCGCCGCACCGGCGCGAGTGGTGTTCGCCGGCACACTCGCCGGCCGTCCGCTGGTCTCGCTGGAGCATCCCGGCGGGCTGCGGACCAGCTACGAGCCGGTAGTGGCCGTGGTGCGGATGGGGCAGCAGGTGAGCACCGGCACCCCGATCGGCACCCTGCTGCCGGGTCACGCGGGCTGCGGGGCGCCGGTCTGCCTGCACTGGGGCGCGATGTGGGGGCCTTCGTCGCGGGCCGATTACGTGGACCCGCTGGATCTGTTGACCTCGACTCCTGTTCGCCTCAAACCGCTGCCATGA
- a CDS encoding YifB family Mg chelatase-like AAA ATPase, with protein sequence MALGRAFSMAVRGLAGETVEIEADINSGLPGVHLVGLADVALQESRDRVRSAITNSGATWPMSRLTLALSPATLPKVGSVYDLALAAAVMSAEGGKSWHRLEKGVLLGELALDGRVRPVRGVLPSLLAAQRQGWKTAVVPIDNLAEASLVDGIEVLGVGSLNEFRKWLDGGHLAGRVQVAASTVEASVDLADVVGQARARLAIEVAAAGAHHVMMTGPPGVGKTMLAQRLPGLLPSLTESESLEVTAIHSVAGVLSESTPLVTRPPFEAPHHTSSLASLVGGGSGMARPGAISRAHRGVLFLDECAEIGTSVLEALRTPLEEGEVRLARRDGVARYPARFQLVLAANPCPCAPPDSRDCICPAASKRRYLGKLSGPLMDRVDLRVELEPVRTTAYTTEDCEPTAAVRQRVWAARQAAAQRWKRHGISTNAEVSGVLLRQRYRLDKHTMAPLSNAMGRGLISIRGVDRCLRVAWTMADLAGRDRPNTDDVAMALGFRQSGAGR encoded by the coding sequence ATGGCGCTGGGTCGGGCGTTCTCGATGGCGGTGCGGGGGCTGGCCGGGGAGACCGTGGAGATCGAGGCCGATATCAACAGTGGCCTGCCGGGGGTGCATCTGGTCGGGTTGGCGGACGTGGCGTTACAGGAGTCACGGGATCGGGTGCGTTCGGCGATCACCAACAGTGGGGCCACGTGGCCGATGTCGCGGTTGACGTTGGCGTTGTCGCCGGCGACGTTGCCCAAGGTCGGGTCGGTGTACGACTTGGCTTTGGCGGCGGCGGTGATGTCAGCCGAAGGTGGGAAGTCGTGGCATCGACTCGAAAAAGGCGTGCTGCTGGGGGAATTGGCTCTCGATGGTCGGGTGCGACCGGTGCGTGGGGTTTTGCCGTCGCTGTTGGCCGCGCAGCGGCAGGGGTGGAAGACGGCGGTGGTGCCGATTGACAACCTGGCGGAGGCCAGTCTGGTCGACGGCATCGAGGTGCTGGGAGTGGGCAGCCTCAACGAGTTCCGGAAGTGGCTGGACGGTGGCCACTTGGCGGGCCGGGTGCAGGTTGCGGCATCGACGGTCGAGGCGTCGGTGGATCTGGCGGATGTAGTGGGTCAGGCGCGGGCGCGGCTGGCGATCGAGGTGGCCGCCGCCGGTGCCCACCATGTGATGATGACGGGTCCGCCCGGAGTGGGGAAAACGATGCTGGCGCAGCGTCTTCCGGGGCTATTGCCGTCGTTGACGGAATCGGAGTCGTTGGAGGTGACGGCCATTCATTCGGTGGCGGGAGTGCTGTCGGAGTCGACGCCGTTGGTGACCAGGCCGCCGTTCGAGGCCCCGCACCACACCTCGAGTCTGGCCTCGCTGGTGGGTGGAGGATCAGGGATGGCACGCCCCGGCGCCATCAGTCGCGCCCACCGCGGAGTGCTCTTCCTCGACGAGTGCGCAGAGATCGGCACCTCGGTACTCGAGGCACTGCGAACGCCGTTGGAAGAGGGCGAGGTACGGCTGGCCCGCCGCGACGGAGTGGCGCGCTACCCGGCGCGCTTTCAGTTGGTGTTGGCTGCCAACCCGTGCCCGTGCGCGCCGCCGGATTCCCGTGACTGCATCTGTCCGGCAGCATCCAAACGCCGATACCTGGGCAAGCTGTCCGGTCCGCTGATGGATCGTGTCGACCTGCGGGTGGAACTGGAACCGGTCCGAACCACGGCCTACACCACCGAGGACTGCGAGCCCACTGCAGCGGTGCGCCAACGTGTCTGGGCAGCCAGGCAGGCTGCCGCCCAACGCTGGAAGCGGCACGGTATCAGTACCAATGCCGAAGTCAGCGGAGTTCTTCTGCGACAACGCTATCGCCTGGACAAACACACGATGGCGCCGCTGAGCAATGCGATGGGTCGTGGCCTGATCAGCATCCGGGGCGTGGATCGTTGTCTGCGGGTGGCGTGGACCATGGCCGATCTCGCCGGCCGGGACAGGCCGAACACCGACGACGTGGCGATGGCATTGGGTTTCCGCCAGTCGGGGGCGGGCCGATGA
- the rpsB gene encoding 30S ribosomal protein S2, giving the protein MAVVTMKQLLDSGAHFGHQTRRWNPKMKRFIFTDRNGIYIIDLQQTLTYIDKAYEFVKETVAHGGTVLFVGTKKQAQESIADEATRVGMPYVNQRWLGGMLTNFSTVHKRLQRLKELEAMEQTGGFEGRTKKEILMLTREKNKLERSLGGIRDMQKVPSAIWIVDTNKEHLAINEAIKLGIPVIAILDTNCDPDQVNYPIPGNDDAIRSAALLTKVVASAVAEGLQARAGIASGDGKPEAAAGEPLAEWEQELLASATTGAATESAETTTTTDAS; this is encoded by the coding sequence ATGGCTGTTGTAACCATGAAGCAGCTGCTTGACAGCGGCGCCCACTTCGGGCATCAGACCCGTCGCTGGAACCCCAAGATGAAGCGGTTCATCTTCACCGACCGCAACGGCATCTACATCATCGACCTGCAGCAGACGCTGACCTACATCGACAAGGCGTACGAGTTCGTCAAGGAGACCGTCGCCCACGGTGGCACCGTCTTGTTCGTCGGCACCAAGAAGCAGGCGCAGGAATCCATCGCCGATGAGGCCACCCGCGTCGGCATGCCGTATGTGAACCAGCGCTGGCTGGGCGGCATGCTCACCAACTTCTCCACCGTCCACAAGCGTCTGCAGCGCCTCAAGGAACTCGAGGCCATGGAGCAGACCGGCGGCTTCGAGGGACGCACCAAGAAGGAAATCCTCATGCTCACGCGTGAGAAGAACAAGCTGGAGCGCAGCCTCGGCGGTATCCGCGACATGCAGAAGGTGCCGTCGGCCATCTGGATCGTCGACACCAACAAGGAGCACCTGGCCATCAACGAGGCCATCAAGCTCGGCATCCCGGTTATCGCCATCCTGGACACCAACTGCGATCCCGACCAGGTCAACTACCCGATCCCGGGTAACGACGACGCCATCCGCTCGGCCGCTCTGCTGACCAAGGTGGTGGCCTCCGCGGTCGCCGAGGGTCTGCAGGCCCGCGCGGGAATCGCCAGCGGCGACGGCAAGCCCGAAGCCGCTGCCGGCGAGCCCCTGGCCGAGTGGGAGCAGGAGTTGCTGGCCTCTGCCACAACCGGTGCCGCCACCGAGTCCGCCGAGACCACGACCACCACCGACGCTTCCTGA
- the dprA gene encoding DNA-processing protein DprA: MTRVEQLAWAYLSRVAEPPCAPLAELVAAVGVVEAADRVRRGAVSSQLDALVEARRDIDCAADDLDLLQRRGGRLITADDEGEWPAWAVHPFTVSKPARKRRSDEHPPLVLWAIGPENADDISRRAAAVVGTRACTAYGEQMAADLSAGLVESGVAVVSGGAFGIDGAAHRTVLACEGVTVAVLAGGIDVPYPAGHSALLHRVATNGLLLSEYPPGVRPARHRFLTRNRLVAALSGATVVVEAGLRSGAANTAAWARSLGRTVCAVPGPVTSSASAGCHQLLRNDGDAVLVTRAQEIVEVMGHIGELAEEPEHPVTPLDTLTPEQHRVYEALPRRGTLTLEEIAVGAGMPVPQVMGQLALLELDGLVRSDGGRWRLNRARG; encoded by the coding sequence ATGACCCGCGTCGAGCAGTTGGCTTGGGCATATCTGTCGAGAGTCGCCGAACCACCATGCGCGCCATTGGCCGAATTGGTGGCGGCCGTGGGCGTGGTGGAAGCCGCTGACCGGGTGCGACGTGGTGCGGTCTCGTCACAACTGGACGCCCTGGTCGAAGCGCGACGTGACATCGACTGTGCTGCTGATGATCTGGACCTCCTCCAGCGCCGGGGCGGCCGGCTGATAACCGCGGATGACGAGGGGGAGTGGCCGGCCTGGGCGGTGCACCCCTTCACCGTGTCGAAGCCAGCGCGCAAACGCCGCTCCGACGAGCACCCACCGTTGGTGCTGTGGGCCATCGGCCCGGAGAACGCCGATGACATCTCGCGGCGTGCGGCCGCTGTCGTGGGCACCCGCGCGTGCACCGCCTATGGCGAACAGATGGCCGCGGACCTCAGCGCGGGGCTGGTGGAGTCCGGGGTGGCTGTGGTCTCCGGCGGAGCCTTCGGTATCGACGGCGCCGCCCATCGCACGGTTTTGGCCTGCGAGGGTGTGACGGTTGCCGTCCTCGCCGGCGGGATCGACGTGCCTTACCCGGCCGGGCATTCGGCATTGCTGCACAGGGTCGCGACCAACGGGTTGCTGCTCAGCGAGTATCCACCGGGAGTGCGACCGGCGCGCCACCGGTTCCTGACGCGAAACCGCCTGGTGGCAGCCCTGTCTGGCGCAACCGTAGTCGTGGAGGCTGGATTGCGCAGCGGAGCGGCCAACACCGCTGCGTGGGCACGCTCGCTGGGGCGCACCGTCTGCGCGGTGCCGGGGCCGGTGACCTCGTCGGCGTCGGCCGGCTGTCATCAGCTGCTGCGCAACGACGGCGACGCCGTCCTGGTCACCCGGGCACAGGAGATCGTCGAGGTGATGGGACACATCGGTGAATTGGCCGAGGAGCCAGAACATCCCGTCACGCCGCTGGACACCCTGACACCGGAGCAACACCGCGTGTACGAGGCGCTGCCGCGGCGCGGGACGCTTACTCTCGAGGAGATCGCCGTGGGCGCGGGGATGCCGGTGCCGCAGGTGATGGGTCAGCTGGCGCTGCTGGAACTCGACGGATTGGTGCGCAGCGACGGGGGGAGGTGGCGACTCAACAGGGCACGAGGCTGA